From a region of the Calditrichota bacterium genome:
- the mazG gene encoding nucleoside triphosphate pyrophosphohydrolase — translation MPYVPPSPEDAIRDVVLPEGESLAVEQLIKVMARLRAPDGCPWDRAQTFQSLLPNLLEETYEYLHAVREDDPAAMREELGDLFLQVIFHAQIAAEAGLFDLGSAARELTLKLIRRHPHVFGDDKAETPDHALESWNNSKRREGSHTIQLEKIPRAMPALLRARKIQEKSARVGFEWPDVSGAMQKIDEELQELKAAIAGNAIDNDDDDDKWRDSTLRIPHSALDEVGDLLFAVVNVARYLKVDPETALNATNEKFIRRFRVIEDRLRERGRTMEETSLSEMDAIWEEAKSTAEG, via the coding sequence ATGCCCTACGTTCCTCCCTCCCCTGAGGATGCCATTCGCGACGTGGTTCTGCCCGAGGGCGAGAGCCTTGCTGTCGAACAGTTGATCAAAGTGATGGCGCGGCTCCGCGCACCCGACGGCTGCCCCTGGGATAGGGCTCAGACCTTCCAATCGCTGCTGCCCAACCTTCTCGAAGAGACTTACGAATACCTCCACGCCGTCCGCGAAGACGATCCCGCTGCAATGCGCGAGGAGTTGGGCGACCTTTTCCTGCAGGTGATCTTCCACGCCCAAATTGCTGCCGAAGCCGGCCTCTTCGACCTCGGCTCGGCCGCACGGGAACTGACCCTCAAACTGATCCGAAGGCATCCGCACGTCTTCGGCGACGACAAGGCCGAGACCCCCGATCATGCCCTCGAATCGTGGAACAATTCGAAACGGCGTGAAGGCTCACACACCATTCAACTGGAGAAGATTCCCCGCGCTATGCCGGCGCTCCTCAGGGCACGCAAGATTCAGGAAAAGTCAGCCCGGGTAGGCTTTGAATGGCCCGATGTGAGCGGCGCGATGCAGAAGATCGATGAAGAACTGCAGGAACTGAAAGCAGCGATAGCGGGCAATGCCATTGACAATGATGATGATGATGATAAATGGAGGGATTCAACACTCCGCATTCCGCACTCCGCATTGGACGAGGTCGGCGACCTGCTCTTTGCAGTGGTCAATGTGGCGCGCTACTTAAAGGTCGATCCCGAAACAGCGCTGAACGCGACGAACGAAAAGTTTATCCGCCGTTTTCGGGTCATCGAGGATCGTTTGAGGGAGCGGGGACGGACGATGGAAGAGACGTCGCTAAGCGAGATGGATGCGATCTGGGAGGAAGCGAAATCTACCGCCGAGGGGTAG